One Paraburkholderia aromaticivorans genomic region harbors:
- a CDS encoding MFS transporter — translation MKTIIGLRWWIIALVCLGTIVNYLSRNALGVMAPELMKLLHMSTQQYSYVVGAFQVGYTIMQPICGLIIDLIGLRLGFALFACLWSLTGVLHGFASGWLSLAALRGLMGLTEAVAIPAGMKVVAEWFPNREKSVAVGYFNAGTSLGSLLAPPLVVFLSLRYGWQSAFAVTGALGFVWAAAWYLLYRSPTEHARISEAERETIVGGQTPGAPQRRSIREVLRTRRFWAIAQARFFAEPAWQTFSFWIPLYLATQRHMDLKQIAMFAWLPFLAADLGGLFGGYLSPFLMKHLRVPLIWSRIVGVVLGALMMLGPACIGLVASPYQAIALFCVGGFAHQMISALVNTLAADVFDPSEVGTVAGFAGMSAWIGGLGFSLLVGALADSIGYTPLFGALGAFDLIGATLLIILMRGVTRDARPHQTDSSASPAA, via the coding sequence TTGAAAACAATCATTGGTTTGCGCTGGTGGATCATCGCGCTCGTGTGTCTCGGGACGATCGTCAACTATCTGTCGCGCAACGCACTCGGCGTGATGGCGCCGGAGTTGATGAAACTGCTGCACATGAGCACGCAGCAATACTCATATGTGGTGGGCGCCTTTCAGGTCGGCTACACAATCATGCAGCCCATCTGCGGGCTGATCATCGATTTGATCGGTTTGCGGCTCGGCTTTGCGCTGTTCGCCTGCCTGTGGTCGCTGACAGGTGTCCTGCACGGGTTCGCGAGCGGCTGGCTCTCGCTCGCGGCCTTGCGCGGGCTCATGGGCTTGACCGAGGCCGTCGCCATTCCGGCCGGCATGAAGGTGGTCGCCGAATGGTTTCCCAATCGCGAGAAATCCGTCGCGGTGGGCTACTTCAACGCGGGCACGTCGCTCGGTTCGCTGCTCGCGCCTCCACTCGTCGTGTTCCTGTCGTTGCGATACGGCTGGCAAAGCGCCTTTGCCGTGACCGGCGCGCTCGGCTTCGTCTGGGCCGCCGCGTGGTATTTGCTGTACCGCTCGCCGACCGAGCACGCCCGCATCAGCGAGGCGGAGCGCGAGACGATCGTCGGCGGCCAAACGCCGGGCGCGCCGCAGCGGCGCAGCATTCGCGAGGTCCTGCGTACGCGCCGCTTCTGGGCGATCGCGCAAGCGCGCTTTTTCGCTGAGCCGGCGTGGCAGACATTCAGCTTCTGGATTCCGCTGTATCTCGCCACGCAACGCCACATGGATCTGAAGCAGATCGCGATGTTCGCGTGGCTGCCCTTTCTCGCCGCCGACCTGGGCGGGTTGTTCGGCGGCTATCTGTCGCCCTTCCTGATGAAGCATCTGCGTGTGCCGCTGATCTGGTCGCGCATCGTGGGCGTCGTGCTCGGCGCGCTCATGATGCTCGGACCCGCGTGCATCGGTCTCGTCGCGTCGCCGTATCAGGCCATCGCGCTCTTCTGCGTGGGCGGCTTCGCGCATCAGATGATCTCGGCGCTCGTGAATACGCTCGCCGCCGACGTGTTCGATCCCAGCGAAGTCGGCACCGTCGCCGGTTTTGCGGGCATGTCCGCGTGGATCGGCGGCCTCGGCTTTTCGCTGCTGGTGGGTGCGCTGGCCGATTCGATCGGCTACACACCGCTCTTCGGCGCACTCGGCGCTTTCGATCTGATCGGCGCCACGCTGCTGATCATCCTGATGCGCGGCGTGACCCGCGACGCGCGTCCGCATCAAACCGATAGCAGCGCCAGCCCTGCTGCGTGA